The Streptococcus pantholopis genome has a segment encoding these proteins:
- a CDS encoding CPBP family intramembrane glutamic endopeptidase: MNRLQAIRGTKKIRLLKWWDILILTLILFFQAIQTSFAIFFTLEDGALADVPEFTSAVNWQAFLHQSFLLFLAFLYLWLRHFDFSVWTSKIRITPRAIFMGVGIFIGFSLIFDLYLIGTSMLMPPTAAEASVSYAATPTSLHPLLQRLSEVDLSLLVFSALNGFYEEIFFLGVCLTVKAEHRRWALLYSLIVRYAFHTYQGNIPALGIGILMGTVYYVLYARMKEKNLFPFFLGHAISDVMGLGILGYFWWF, from the coding sequence ATGAACAGATTACAGGCTATTCGAGGCACTAAAAAGATTCGTTTGCTCAAATGGTGGGATATTCTCATCCTAACCCTTATCCTCTTTTTTCAGGCCATCCAAACTTCGTTTGCTATCTTCTTTACATTAGAAGATGGTGCGCTTGCGGATGTCCCAGAATTCACTAGCGCGGTTAATTGGCAGGCCTTTTTACACCAGTCTTTCTTACTGTTTCTGGCTTTTTTGTATCTATGGCTGCGTCATTTTGATTTTTCTGTATGGACATCAAAGATTCGCATTACTCCGCGAGCTATCTTTATGGGAGTTGGCATTTTTATTGGTTTTTCACTCATTTTCGATTTATATTTGATAGGGACTTCTATGCTGATGCCGCCGACAGCAGCTGAAGCCAGCGTTAGCTATGCTGCCACACCTACCAGCTTGCACCCTCTGCTCCAAAGACTCTCAGAAGTTGACCTGTCCTTATTGGTTTTTTCTGCTTTAAATGGTTTCTATGAGGAAATTTTCTTTCTTGGCGTATGCTTAACGGTGAAAGCAGAGCATCGGCGCTGGGCATTGCTGTACTCGCTCATTGTTCGTTACGCCTTCCATACTTATCAGGGTAACATTCCTGCTCTGGGAATTGGTATCTTGATGGGGACTGTCTATTACGTTTTGTATGCACGGATGAAAGAGAAAAACCTTTTCCCTTTCTTCTTAGGACATGCCATTAGTGATGTGATGGGGCTAGGAATTCTCGGTTATTTTTGGTGGTTTTAA
- a CDS encoding CPBP family intramembrane glutamic endopeptidase — translation MDRQKSIYTISLIYAAIMLGSYFYTFQARGISYSSNQFLISELPFLGLLAAMMVLYVMKNPQNVELREKFPLRRRYFFLGFVPLAISIMAFWLLQSHLAFSSIGIFVATICVGVGEELLFRKVLLAYFLERFPRKQAIIFSALCFGLFHAINLFAGSSLKGVILQVVVTTISGFYYAYLYLFTKKISWCAADHGLWDYFLTMITGKLPPIFFILVFLQQAFRLGMILFMTHQAKKIPEHTDFESSQSKA, via the coding sequence ATGGACCGTCAAAAATCTATTTATACGATTTCACTTATCTACGCTGCTATAATGCTTGGGAGTTACTTTTATACTTTTCAAGCTAGGGGAATTTCCTATTCATCTAATCAGTTTTTGATTTCTGAACTGCCATTTTTAGGATTGCTTGCTGCTATGATGGTGCTATATGTTATGAAAAACCCTCAAAACGTTGAGCTGAGGGAAAAATTCCCGCTGAGACGGCGGTATTTCTTCTTGGGCTTTGTGCCATTGGCAATTAGTATTATGGCCTTTTGGCTGCTGCAATCCCATCTAGCATTTTCTTCCATTGGTATTTTTGTTGCCACTATTTGTGTTGGCGTCGGAGAAGAATTGTTATTTAGAAAGGTGCTGCTAGCATATTTCTTAGAGCGCTTTCCGAGAAAACAGGCTATTATCTTCTCCGCCTTGTGTTTTGGGCTATTTCATGCCATCAATTTATTTGCGGGCAGTAGTCTAAAAGGCGTCATTTTGCAAGTGGTGGTGACTACTATCTCTGGCTTTTATTACGCTTATCTTTACCTGTTCACCAAAAAAATCAGCTGGTGTGCAGCCGATCATGGTCTGTGGGATTACTTCTTGACGATGATTACTGGAAAGCTCCCTCCAATTTTCTTTATTCTGGTTTTTCTACAACAAGCTTTCCGCTTAGGGATGATATTATTTATGACACATCAGGCTAAGAAGATTCCAGAACATACAGACTTTGAATCTTCACAAAGCAAGGCCTAA
- a CDS encoding AAA family ATPase: MYLHNPPKKFFHLIRQQIPSESVHIEQSTFKKIEKKQFQDVIHDLQDVIHDLNESIIGQGEAKKSLLRKLVAQLIRPSSKPLVLMFYGEPGIGKTETAKQLSTTLYGNDNIIREQMSMVGGESSVKYFKSTNHSEDSFSKTLLNRESNVILLDEFALAPAFFHSTFFQMFDEGIYEDQNYKVDLSNSIIICTSNFKSRSEMEKNVDVTLLSRFDGFIKFSQLSFDEKKQISKIVYSKIIDSESMTKEYKGYLDEVKILESMESKLNALPNVRAIRKYVEDVVQISYWR, translated from the coding sequence GTGTACCTTCATAATCCTCCTAAAAAATTTTTTCACTTAATTAGGCAACAAATTCCTTCGGAAAGTGTACATATTGAGCAAAGTACTTTTAAGAAAATTGAAAAGAAACAGTTTCAAGATGTAATACATGACTTACAAGATGTAATACATGACTTAAATGAAAGCATAATTGGCCAAGGAGAAGCTAAGAAAAGTTTATTAAGAAAACTAGTTGCTCAACTAATACGTCCGAGTTCAAAACCATTAGTTTTAATGTTTTATGGTGAACCAGGGATTGGAAAAACTGAAACAGCAAAACAACTATCAACTACACTATATGGGAATGACAATATTATTCGAGAACAAATGTCTATGGTTGGTGGTGAATCAAGTGTAAAATATTTTAAATCAACAAATCATAGCGAAGACTCGTTTTCTAAAACATTATTAAACAGAGAATCTAATGTTATTTTGCTTGATGAGTTTGCTCTAGCTCCTGCATTTTTTCATAGTACCTTCTTTCAAATGTTTGATGAAGGTATCTATGAAGACCAAAATTATAAAGTAGATTTAAGTAATTCAATTATTATTTGCACATCTAATTTTAAAAGTCGGTCAGAAATGGAGAAAAATGTTGATGTAACGCTATTAAGCCGATTCGATGGCTTTATTAAATTTTCTCAGTTATCTTTTGACGAGAAGAAGCAGATTTCAAAGATAGTCTATTCAAAAATTATTGACTCAGAATCCATGACTAAGGAGTATAAGGGATATTTAGATGAAGTTAAGATTTTAGAAAGCATGGAATCTAAATTAAATGCTCTTCCTAATGTTAGAGCGATAAGAAAGTATGTTGAAGATGTTGTGCAGATAAGCTATTGGAGGTAA
- a CDS encoding NUDIX domain-containing protein, with translation MIDLEDGKFKITVSIILLKENKLLLQLRDNTGYLDGFYDLGVSGHVNSNENFKKAAVREASEELGLKISPEKLVYVTLIQNIRDNYIYIYFLYNISKNEEINIKNNEPNQIKDLLWVKPSSLPENSLPHNIIALKNYESNILYDIIYDEIGDD, from the coding sequence ATGATTGATTTGGAAGATGGTAAATTTAAAATTACTGTTTCTATCATCCTATTGAAAGAAAATAAATTACTTTTACAATTAAGAGATAACACTGGATATTTAGACGGATTTTATGATTTAGGAGTCAGCGGTCATGTTAATAGTAATGAGAATTTTAAAAAGGCTGCTGTGAGAGAGGCTTCGGAGGAGTTAGGACTAAAAATTTCACCAGAAAAGTTAGTCTATGTTACACTTATTCAAAATATTCGGGATAACTATATTTATATTTATTTTCTGTATAATATTTCTAAAAATGAAGAAATTAATATAAAAAATAATGAACCCAACCAAATAAAAGATTTGTTATGGGTAAAACCAAGTTCCTTGCCAGAGAATTCTCTTCCTCACAACATAATTGCTTTAAAAAATTACGAAAGCAATATTCTATATGATATAATTTATGATGAAATAGGAGATGATTAG
- a CDS encoding DNA-3-methyladenine glycosylase family protein: protein MKIIEIKDIDNYSLAKSLDCLERMGKLFPIVRTNLNSCRMFVDDKRCNCLLEVTQISNTIKVAILFGQASEIDIDWLTEKVRDVFDLDNPIYNEFYSNLNAYGDVNSRELMKSLNGLRLIKDISLMNCVFRTIISQQVSLKVASNMVRKFVTRYDHRLYFDGVYYYQFPNVEFIANNLTISQLREIGIPARRANAIIDVSSKILALDNSLEDYSFRELEELLISVKGIGQWTVEMLGLFYFMVPDTIPVADLGLHRAVEHLYKLPTRTVSKTNVKEFTNRWCGNKSLLVYYIWEFWMLSKVDKEQNYD, encoded by the coding sequence ATGAAAATAATAGAAATTAAAGATATTGATAACTACTCTTTAGCTAAGTCACTGGATTGTCTTGAGAGGATGGGAAAATTATTTCCGATTGTCAGAACCAATTTAAATTCATGTAGAATGTTTGTCGATGATAAGAGGTGTAACTGTTTGCTAGAAGTTACTCAAATAAGTAATACAATTAAAGTTGCAATTTTGTTCGGGCAGGCTAGTGAAATTGATATTGATTGGCTTACAGAAAAGGTAAGAGATGTATTTGATTTGGATAACCCAATTTATAATGAGTTTTATTCAAATTTGAATGCGTATGGAGATGTCAATTCTAGGGAATTGATGAAGTCATTAAATGGGCTGCGTCTTATAAAAGATATAAGCCTTATGAATTGTGTATTCCGCACTATTATTAGTCAGCAAGTTAGTTTAAAAGTAGCATCAAATATGGTTAGAAAGTTTGTCACGAGGTATGACCATAGGTTGTATTTTGATGGAGTTTATTATTATCAATTTCCTAATGTTGAATTTATTGCTAACAATTTAACTATTTCTCAACTTAGAGAAATTGGGATTCCCGCAAGAAGAGCAAATGCTATTATAGATGTTTCTAGTAAAATTTTAGCATTAGATAATTCATTAGAAGATTATTCGTTTAGAGAACTAGAAGAATTATTAATTTCGGTTAAGGGAATTGGTCAATGGACAGTTGAAATGTTGGGGCTATTTTATTTTATGGTACCAGATACTATTCCTGTGGCAGATTTAGGGTTACATAGAGCCGTTGAGCACTTATATAAGTTACCAACTAGGACCGTATCAAAGACTAATGTAAAAGAATTTACTAATAGGTGGTGTGGAAATAAATCGCTATTAGTGTATTATATTTGGGAATTTTGGATGCTTAGCAAAGTGGATAAGGAGCAAAATTATGATTGA
- a CDS encoding YbaB/EbfC family nucleoid-associated protein, whose translation MMNMQNMMKQAQKLQKQMEAKQAELAKTTFVGKSAQELVLATFTGDKKLLSIDFKEAVVDPDDIETLADMTSQAVNDALKQIEEATQKSMGQFAGKLPF comes from the coding sequence ATGATGAACATGCAGAATATGATGAAACAGGCTCAAAAGCTGCAAAAGCAGATGGAGGCCAAACAGGCGGAATTAGCCAAGACAACATTTGTCGGTAAATCGGCTCAGGAGTTAGTCCTAGCTACTTTTACGGGCGATAAAAAACTGCTTTCTATTGACTTCAAAGAAGCAGTGGTTGACCCTGATGATATTGAGACATTGGCAGATATGACCAGCCAGGCGGTCAATGATGCCCTTAAACAAATAGAGGAAGCTACCCAAAAGTCGATGGGACAGTTTGCCGGCAAACTTCCTTTTTAA
- a CDS encoding sensor histidine kinase, translating to MGIVRKNFLIVSLLITVTFILLLAFLYFVMPIYYNETKKQELRQDFIKTVKSIDGLSKEEAVERIAVSDRRQDNILYVLFDTSGQIVYPVSSADSISSQDQDYLEEADYDEIGAWAEPVQLQGGESLTLQAEYGFNSLSVISQILVTFYPFVLLLVISLAGFVAYFYSRLSNRRIRAISQTARQMQTLDKELACQIKGRDEIATLAQDVNQLYEKLLTSIEELKLENERTAERERQKSEFLRMSSHELKTPLASLLGLVEGMLYNVGDFKNHEKYLQKCQTILQEQSQLVGDVLEATNLDLAMTKSYKTFSLTEEVSRNLEPYQVLAQINDYQFTADLASVTVTADSLYLLKALKNLLDNAFRYTKKGGFIRLTLAEKQFSIENQAEHLLTEEELEQIFQPFYRPDFSRSRKDGGTGIGLFLVQQILDKHGFAYTFEKTDSQTMRFTINFS from the coding sequence ATGGGAATTGTTCGCAAAAATTTTTTAATTGTCAGTCTGCTGATTACTGTCACCTTTATTTTGCTGTTGGCCTTTCTTTATTTTGTTATGCCCATTTATTACAATGAGACTAAAAAGCAGGAACTCCGACAGGATTTTATCAAGACTGTCAAAAGCATAGACGGCCTGTCAAAAGAGGAGGCTGTTGAAAGAATAGCTGTGTCTGACCGCAGGCAGGATAATATTTTATATGTTTTATTTGATACATCAGGTCAGATTGTTTACCCTGTTTCATCAGCCGATTCGATTAGCAGTCAGGATCAAGATTATCTGGAAGAAGCAGACTATGATGAAATAGGAGCTTGGGCAGAACCTGTCCAATTACAGGGGGGCGAAAGTCTGACCCTGCAAGCCGAATACGGTTTTAACTCGCTCTCAGTCATCAGCCAGATTTTGGTAACCTTCTATCCTTTTGTTCTCCTGCTCGTTATTTCACTTGCCGGTTTTGTTGCTTATTTCTACAGCCGCCTGTCCAACCGGCGGATAAGAGCTATTTCACAGACTGCCAGACAGATGCAGACGCTGGATAAAGAACTTGCCTGCCAAATAAAAGGCCGTGATGAGATAGCGACACTGGCGCAGGACGTGAATCAGCTGTATGAAAAGCTGCTGACCAGTATTGAAGAATTAAAACTGGAAAATGAAAGAACAGCTGAGCGCGAGCGGCAAAAATCAGAGTTTCTGCGCATGAGCTCGCATGAATTAAAAACACCTTTGGCCAGTCTCCTGGGTCTGGTTGAAGGCATGCTTTACAATGTCGGTGACTTCAAGAACCATGAGAAATATCTGCAGAAATGCCAAACAATTTTGCAGGAGCAGTCCCAGCTAGTTGGAGACGTTTTAGAAGCAACTAATCTGGATTTGGCGATGACAAAATCCTATAAGACCTTTTCCTTAACAGAAGAGGTCAGCCGAAATCTGGAGCCCTATCAGGTGCTGGCTCAAATTAACGATTATCAGTTTACAGCTGATTTGGCTTCTGTTACGGTGACAGCTGATTCTCTCTATCTTTTAAAGGCTTTAAAAAACCTTTTGGATAATGCCTTTCGCTATACAAAAAAAGGCGGTTTCATTCGGCTGACACTGGCTGAAAAGCAGTTTAGCATCGAAAATCAGGCAGAACACCTTTTGACAGAAGAAGAGCTGGAACAGATTTTTCAGCCTTTTTACCGTCCTGATTTCAGCCGGAGCCGAAAGGACGGAGGAACTGGGATTGGACTCTTCCTAGTCCAGCAAATCCTGGATAAACATGGCTTTGCCTACACATTTGAAAAAACAGACAGCCAAACCATGCGCTTTACAATTAATTTTTCCTAA
- a CDS encoding response regulator transcription factor, with amino-acid sequence MVKILVVEDDSVINQVVSEFLKEHHYQVESVFDGKAALNSFYRDSFDLIVLDIMIPHVSGLEVLKEIRKSSTVPVMMLTAMADEATQLLSFNHLISDYVTKPFSPLILMKRIENILREKSNAASIIINDITIYPEEGSVYLHGEAVSLTKKEYAILLFLAERQGKIISRDLLMNSIWGYSELDSRVLDNHVKNLRKKLPSLPLKTVIGRGYQIEKVS; translated from the coding sequence ATGGTAAAAATATTAGTTGTTGAAGACGATTCGGTTATCAATCAGGTAGTCAGCGAATTTTTAAAAGAGCATCACTATCAAGTTGAGTCTGTTTTTGATGGCAAGGCAGCCTTAAACTCTTTTTACAGAGACAGTTTTGACCTGATTGTTCTTGATATTATGATTCCTCATGTCAGCGGTTTGGAGGTGCTTAAAGAAATCCGTAAAAGTTCGACAGTTCCAGTTATGATGCTGACAGCCATGGCAGATGAAGCAACTCAGCTGCTCAGTTTTAATCATCTTATCAGCGATTATGTCACCAAGCCTTTTTCGCCGTTAATACTGATGAAACGAATCGAAAATATCCTGCGGGAAAAGTCAAACGCTGCTTCTATTATCATTAACGATATCACCATTTACCCTGAAGAAGGTTCTGTCTATCTTCATGGTGAAGCTGTCAGTCTGACAAAAAAAGAGTATGCTATTCTTTTATTTTTGGCAGAGAGGCAGGGAAAAATTATCAGCCGCGACCTTTTGATGAACAGTATCTGGGGTTACAGTGAGTTAGACAGCCGTGTACTGGATAATCATGTTAAAAATTTACGGAAAAAACTGCCCTCTCTCCCTTTAAAAACAGTTATCGGCCGGGGCTATCAGATTGAGAAGGTGTCATAA
- a CDS encoding type II CAAX prenyl endopeptidase Rce1 family protein yields MTNKLKQLRWFDLAVLTVIMFGFAIYSSTVQYLSTGDNLERIEKSITFSSLQNYQALATQLIWLGLAFVYLLLRNFDFSIWTRQIKWTLFLPLQVLAAFFLAAAAMDLFTAFTWPLFYPAAPSVLEVIKETDLSLVLYSLMNGFYEEIFFLGICLTVKPEFIKWSFLFSLFVRFSFHTYQGMTTAIGLGFLLGTVFFLLYRKMKKPNLLPFFLAHSIADIVGLSLLFIL; encoded by the coding sequence ATGACGAATAAATTAAAACAGCTGCGTTGGTTTGACTTAGCAGTGCTGACAGTTATTATGTTTGGTTTCGCCATTTACAGCTCAACTGTTCAATACTTATCAACCGGTGACAATCTTGAAAGGATAGAAAAAAGTATTACCTTTTCTTCTTTGCAAAATTATCAAGCTTTGGCGACCCAGCTAATCTGGCTTGGTTTAGCCTTTGTCTATCTTCTTTTGCGAAATTTTGATTTTTCTATTTGGACAAGACAGATAAAATGGACCCTCTTTCTTCCTTTACAGGTTTTAGCAGCCTTTTTTCTGGCAGCTGCGGCTATGGATCTTTTCACGGCTTTTACCTGGCCTTTATTTTATCCGGCAGCACCCAGTGTTTTGGAAGTTATCAAAGAAACAGATTTGTCATTGGTACTGTATTCATTGATGAATGGTTTTTATGAAGAAATCTTCTTTTTAGGCATTTGTCTGACAGTTAAGCCTGAGTTTATCAAATGGTCTTTTCTCTTCTCACTTTTTGTCCGCTTCAGCTTTCATACTTACCAAGGAATGACAACTGCCATTGGTTTAGGCTTTTTACTGGGAACTGTCTTTTTTCTTCTCTACAGAAAGATGAAAAAACCCAACCTGCTGCCCTTCTTTCTGGCTCACAGTATTGCCGATATCGTCGGGCTGTCGCTCCTGTTTATACTGTAA
- a CDS encoding CPBP family intramembrane glutamic endopeptidase: MPSFIQAKSRSRFNCGLLLAPIVGVFLLLAGEVSAESFSGWFFQVFPKTSGSSFLLELFSFIFITLIVICWSRLIEGSPWQGFGFSKKHALKDFIWGWILGAGLLSLCVLIMALLGGVTFEISNLSVKTFCRLLVLIPAWSVQGHAEETLVRGWFFSSIAVKHKIVTAVIASSLFFAAIHMGNDGLSLLPVLDLVLFGILASLYLLKTGSIWGISGLHAAWNCFQGNVFSFPVSGSSAGTALIKVSQQGPDWLSGGSFGVEGSLISILVQIIFILLLAYDLFLKKSSRQLKKSV; encoded by the coding sequence ATGCCGTCATTTATTCAAGCTAAATCACGGTCCCGCTTTAACTGCGGTTTGCTTCTTGCTCCTATAGTCGGTGTTTTCCTGCTTTTGGCCGGAGAAGTCAGCGCCGAGTCATTCTCCGGATGGTTCTTTCAGGTCTTCCCTAAAACAAGTGGCAGCAGCTTTTTGCTCGAATTATTCAGTTTTATTTTTATCACACTGATTGTTATTTGCTGGTCACGACTAATTGAGGGCAGCCCTTGGCAGGGCTTTGGCTTTTCCAAAAAACATGCTCTTAAAGATTTTATCTGGGGCTGGATTTTGGGTGCCGGCTTGTTAAGCTTGTGTGTCCTGATTATGGCACTTCTGGGCGGCGTGACATTTGAAATCAGCAATCTTTCTGTCAAGACCTTCTGCCGGCTTTTAGTGCTTATTCCGGCTTGGTCTGTTCAAGGACATGCTGAAGAAACACTGGTTCGAGGCTGGTTTTTTAGTTCGATAGCGGTTAAGCATAAAATCGTTACGGCAGTTATTGCCTCTTCCCTCTTTTTTGCTGCTATTCATATGGGAAATGACGGTTTAAGTCTGCTTCCTGTCTTGGATTTAGTTTTATTTGGCATTTTAGCCTCCCTTTACCTGCTAAAAACCGGCAGTATTTGGGGGATAAGCGGTTTGCACGCAGCTTGGAACTGTTTCCAGGGAAACGTTTTCTCTTTTCCTGTCAGCGGCAGTTCAGCCGGCACAGCCTTAATCAAAGTGAGCCAGCAGGGACCCGACTGGCTGTCAGGAGGCAGCTTTGGAGTTGAAGGCAGTCTTATCAGCATTCTTGTGCAGATTATTTTTATTTTGCTGCTGGCTTATGATTTGTTTCTCAAAAAAAGCAGCCGGCAGCTGAAAAAGTCCGTCTAA
- a CDS encoding DUF536 domain-containing protein, with the protein MAIEKTVSELAEILGVSRQAVNNRVKNLPAEDVEKNEKGVTVVNRSGLIKLEEIYKKTIFEDEPIDEETKQRELLEILVDEKNTEITRMYEQLKAKDAQIAAKDEQLRIKDVQIAEKDKQLDQQQQLTLAAMEDSKQLQLELDEAKAEVEEIQTKQQTAKKGFFARLFGGS; encoded by the coding sequence ATGGCAATTGAAAAGACAGTTAGTGAGCTAGCTGAAATCTTGGGTGTCAGCCGTCAGGCGGTTAATAACCGTGTCAAGAATCTTCCGGCGGAAGATGTTGAAAAGAATGAAAAAGGGGTTACAGTTGTTAATCGCAGCGGTTTAATTAAACTTGAGGAAATTTATAAAAAAACCATCTTTGAAGACGAACCGATTGATGAGGAAACTAAGCAGCGCGAATTGCTGGAGATATTGGTTGATGAAAAAAATACGGAAATCACCCGTATGTATGAACAGCTAAAGGCCAAAGACGCTCAGATAGCAGCTAAAGATGAACAGCTCCGAATTAAAGATGTCCAAATTGCGGAGAAAGATAAGCAGCTGGATCAGCAGCAGCAGCTGACACTGGCTGCTATGGAAGACAGCAAGCAGCTTCAGCTGGAACTGGATGAAGCTAAAGCTGAAGTCGAAGAAATTCAGACCAAGCAGCAGACAGCTAAAAAAGGCTTCTTTGCCCGTCTTTTTGGCGGAAGTTAA